One Natrinema marinum genomic window carries:
- the glmS gene encoding glutamine--fructose-6-phosphate transaminase (isomerizing) yields MCGIIARIGHGNAAETLLSGLENLEYRGYDSAGIAVQNGSGVKVHKCSGEVSELKSALPTEPHGNMGIGHTRWSTHGPPTDENAHPHTDTAGDVAVVHNGVIDNYDELRADLQAKGHVFESDTDTEVIPHLIDEFREETGDTELAVRRAVDTLEGSYAIAAIVDGEEAVYAARKGSPLVLGIDEEEWFLASDVPAFLDHTDEVIYLEDGDLVVLEPDSCRITDLAGTPLERPVDTVDWDPEDAGKGGYDHYMLKEINNQPTSLANTIEGRVEDGEVAFDGLPAGSFDEVESVQFVACGTSYHASLYGGQLLRSAGVRTEVIRASEYGYASGPVDESTLTVAVTQSGETADTLDALRKAADRGARTLAVTNVVGSTAAREADDAVYIRAGPEVGVAATKTYSSQAVTLALLTQRIAGDAPDATPAADRAAMLEALGDLPAHVETVLETSGAAALARETLDSRSFFFIGNGLGRSVALEGALKFKEITYEHAEGFAAGELKHGPLALVTEETPLFAVYTSGDDEKTKTNAIEARSRGAPIVAVGPDDHPLVDIADAHLSVPDTHPVWAGLLANVQLQLLSYHAAKLLERPIDKPRNLAKSVTVE; encoded by the coding sequence ATGTGCGGAATCATCGCCCGAATCGGCCACGGAAACGCGGCCGAGACGCTCCTCTCTGGGCTCGAGAACCTCGAGTACCGGGGCTACGACTCCGCCGGGATCGCCGTCCAGAACGGCTCCGGCGTCAAGGTCCACAAGTGCTCGGGCGAGGTGTCCGAGCTCAAGTCGGCGCTGCCAACGGAGCCCCACGGGAACATGGGGATCGGCCACACCCGCTGGAGCACCCACGGGCCGCCGACCGACGAGAACGCCCACCCGCACACGGACACGGCGGGCGACGTCGCCGTCGTCCACAACGGCGTCATCGACAACTACGACGAACTCAGAGCGGACCTTCAGGCGAAGGGCCACGTGTTCGAGAGCGATACCGACACGGAGGTCATCCCGCACCTCATCGACGAGTTCCGTGAGGAAACCGGCGACACCGAGCTGGCTGTCCGCCGCGCCGTCGACACGCTCGAGGGCAGTTACGCGATTGCCGCGATCGTCGACGGCGAAGAGGCGGTCTACGCCGCCCGAAAGGGCTCGCCGCTCGTCCTCGGGATCGACGAGGAAGAGTGGTTCCTCGCGAGCGACGTGCCGGCCTTCCTCGATCACACCGACGAGGTGATCTACCTCGAAGACGGCGATCTGGTCGTCCTCGAGCCCGACTCCTGCCGGATCACCGACCTCGCTGGGACGCCCCTCGAGCGCCCGGTCGACACCGTCGACTGGGACCCCGAGGACGCGGGGAAAGGCGGCTACGATCACTACATGCTCAAAGAGATCAACAACCAGCCGACATCGCTCGCCAACACGATCGAGGGCCGCGTCGAGGACGGCGAGGTCGCCTTCGACGGCCTCCCCGCCGGCTCGTTCGACGAGGTCGAGTCGGTCCAGTTCGTCGCGTGTGGCACTTCATACCACGCTTCGCTGTACGGCGGCCAGCTGCTGCGCTCCGCCGGCGTTCGCACGGAGGTCATTCGGGCGAGCGAGTACGGGTACGCGTCCGGTCCGGTCGACGAAAGCACGCTCACCGTTGCGGTCACGCAAAGCGGCGAGACCGCGGACACCCTCGACGCGCTCCGGAAGGCGGCCGACCGCGGCGCGCGAACCCTCGCCGTCACCAACGTCGTCGGCTCGACCGCGGCTCGCGAGGCGGACGACGCCGTCTACATCCGCGCCGGCCCCGAAGTCGGCGTCGCCGCGACGAAGACCTACTCCTCGCAGGCGGTCACGCTCGCGTTGCTCACCCAGCGGATCGCCGGGGACGCACCGGACGCAACCCCCGCTGCGGACCGCGCGGCGATGCTCGAGGCGCTCGGGGATCTCCCGGCGCACGTCGAGACCGTCCTCGAGACGAGCGGGGCGGCGGCGCTCGCCCGCGAGACCCTCGACAGCCGGTCGTTTTTCTTCATCGGCAACGGCCTCGGCCGTTCGGTCGCGCTCGAGGGCGCCCTGAAGTTCAAGGAGATCACCTACGAGCACGCCGAAGGGTTCGCCGCCGGCGAGCTCAAACACGGCCCGCTTGCGCTCGTCACCGAGGAGACCCCGCTGTTTGCGGTCTACACGAGCGGCGACGACGAGAAGACGAAGACGAACGCGATCGAAGCCCGCTCGCGCGGCGCGCCGATCGTCGCCGTCGGCCCGGACGACCATCCCCTCGTCGACATCGCCGACGCCCATCTGTCAGTGCCCGATACCCACCCCGTCTGGGCCGGACTGCTCGCCAACGTCCAACTCCAGTTGCTCTCCTACCACGCCGCGAAGCTGCTCGAGCGCCCGATCGACAAGCCGCGCAACCTCGCAAAGAGCGTCACCGTCGAATGA
- a CDS encoding helix-turn-helix transcriptional regulator has product MVSTPQIEVGAQLASIHTTISSGEGPASTAQYDGRAIASTAVVLPMGDRPDRPLQLLRTTSAWESALIAVLFLLISGLVGLRLAELLSTRDVELSSLPLVTTADDDGKASREHTDDHRAYESYLSPETPPTLLSDEGKVVRLLVANHGRIRQHRIAEETGWSKSKVSRICSQMHSDGTIEKQSVGRENVITLADRTPADEAQSDEIGNPLP; this is encoded by the coding sequence ATGGTGTCCACGCCCCAGATCGAAGTCGGAGCCCAGCTCGCATCGATTCACACCACCATCTCGAGCGGCGAGGGTCCGGCTTCGACGGCACAGTACGATGGCCGTGCGATCGCGTCGACAGCGGTCGTGCTGCCGATGGGGGACCGCCCCGATAGACCGTTACAACTGCTTCGCACGACATCAGCCTGGGAGTCGGCCCTGATCGCGGTTCTGTTCCTGCTGATCAGCGGGCTCGTTGGCCTTCGGTTGGCCGAGTTGTTGTCGACCCGCGACGTCGAGTTATCGTCGCTCCCGCTGGTGACCACGGCAGATGACGACGGCAAAGCGAGCCGCGAACACACCGACGATCACCGAGCGTACGAGTCGTATCTCTCGCCCGAAACACCACCGACACTGCTGAGCGACGAAGGGAAGGTGGTCCGGCTACTCGTCGCGAACCACGGTCGCATCCGTCAGCATCGGATCGCCGAAGAGACCGGTTGGTCGAAGTCGAAAGTCAGTCGGATCTGCTCGCAGATGCACTCCGACGGGACGATCGAGAAGCAATCGGTCGGCCGGGAGAACGTCATCACCCTGGCCGATCGAACGCCGGCCGACGAGGCGCAATCGGACGAGATCGGGAACCCGCTTCCGTAA
- a CDS encoding nucleotide sugar dehydrogenase, translating to MTSIISDTETRAGDRESGGNARDDSTGTTLEHAEATPRSATICVVGLGYVGLPLAVGFAQSNYRVIGYDIDETTVERLQAGTDTTGDLSDEAVCDEDISYTTDAGEIGEADYVIITVPTPIDEDDRPDLGYVEGAATTVGAQMNPGTTVVLESTVYPGSTRDVLVPALEEASELTAGEDFFVGYSPERATPGDGDHGLADVVKIVSAQNETVLEDVATLYESVVDAGVHRAPSIEVAEASKVIENIQRDVNIALVNELSMAFERMGLDTHEVLEAAGTKWNFHGYRPGLVGGHCIPVDPYFFAHRAKRAGADPELIRTSRKVNESMPSHVAELTIKALNECQKTLRECRVLVLGLAYKSDVGDIRSSKVADVVDHLREFEIDVAGYDPYAEADAIRRSFDIDVQDSLSFDGFDAVLLATSHSSFEDIELEDVAATLDDDAALVDIAGAFDPDDAADADLVYRSL from the coding sequence ATGACCTCGATAATCAGCGACACGGAGACACGAGCGGGCGACCGAGAGAGCGGCGGGAACGCACGAGACGACTCGACGGGAACGACCCTCGAGCACGCGGAAGCGACCCCGCGTTCGGCGACGATCTGCGTCGTCGGACTCGGCTACGTCGGCCTCCCGCTCGCGGTCGGGTTCGCGCAGTCGAACTACCGCGTCATCGGCTACGACATCGACGAGACGACGGTCGAGCGGCTCCAAGCGGGGACCGACACGACCGGCGACCTCTCCGACGAGGCGGTCTGCGACGAGGACATCTCTTACACCACCGACGCTGGCGAGATCGGCGAGGCGGACTACGTCATCATCACCGTTCCGACGCCGATCGACGAGGACGACCGTCCCGATCTCGGCTACGTCGAGGGCGCGGCGACCACCGTCGGCGCACAAATGAATCCCGGTACGACGGTCGTCCTCGAGTCGACCGTCTACCCCGGCTCGACGCGAGACGTCCTCGTGCCGGCGCTCGAGGAGGCGTCGGAGCTGACCGCCGGCGAGGACTTCTTCGTCGGCTACTCGCCGGAACGCGCGACGCCCGGCGACGGCGACCACGGCCTCGCAGATGTGGTCAAGATCGTCAGCGCGCAAAACGAGACGGTGCTCGAGGACGTAGCGACGCTGTACGAGTCGGTCGTCGACGCGGGCGTCCACCGCGCCCCGTCGATCGAGGTCGCCGAGGCGAGCAAGGTCATCGAGAACATCCAGCGCGACGTCAACATCGCGCTCGTCAACGAGCTGTCGATGGCCTTCGAACGGATGGGACTGGACACCCACGAGGTCCTCGAGGCGGCGGGAACGAAGTGGAACTTCCACGGCTACCGACCGGGCCTCGTCGGCGGTCACTGCATCCCCGTCGACCCGTACTTCTTCGCCCACCGCGCGAAGCGAGCGGGTGCGGATCCGGAGCTGATACGCACGAGCCGGAAGGTAAACGAGTCGATGCCGAGCCACGTCGCCGAACTGACGATCAAGGCGCTCAACGAGTGTCAGAAGACGCTGCGGGAGTGTCGTGTTCTGGTGCTCGGTCTGGCGTACAAATCCGATGTCGGCGACATCCGTAGCTCGAAAGTCGCCGACGTGGTCGACCACCTCCGCGAGTTCGAGATCGATGTCGCGGGCTACGATCCGTACGCGGAGGCCGACGCGATCCGGCGTTCGTTCGACATCGACGTTCAGGACTCGCTCTCGTTCGACGGGTTCGACGCGGTCCTCCTCGCGACTTCGCACTCGTCTTTCGAGGACATCGAACTCGAGGATGTCGCGGCGACCCTCGACGACGACGCCGCGCTGGTCGACATCGCGGGCGCGTTCGACCCGGACGATGCAGCCGACGCCGACCTCGTCTACCGCAGCCTATAA
- a CDS encoding glycosyltransferase family 2 protein, whose amino-acid sequence MYRGHTIGVIVPAYNEAERVGDVLATMPAFVDRIYAVDDCSTDDTWAIIQEHAAASRQAADEDTAPSGERVQASVPDGGTVVGSEIVPIRHAENQGAGGALRTGYVHARDDGVDIAVTMDADGQMDPDQLSALLDPIADGDADYAKGNRLADRVSRREMPPFRLFGNWLLTQLTKIASGYWRLQDPQNGYTAISHEALSAVDIESLPDDHDYPNDLLVRLNVARMRVADVSMPAVYDDEESTIRYSTFVPVTSVTLLRGFVRRMRAQFAVDRRHPAVLCYAAGTAALVATAAIATVGVANAVAGDPSVREPVAAALTLLASASFLLVATRVDARDNADLGVRR is encoded by the coding sequence ATGTATCGAGGACACACGATCGGGGTCATCGTCCCGGCGTACAACGAGGCCGAACGCGTCGGTGACGTCCTCGCGACGATGCCGGCGTTCGTCGACCGAATCTACGCCGTCGACGACTGCTCGACGGACGATACCTGGGCGATCATCCAGGAGCACGCGGCCGCTTCTCGGCAGGCGGCCGACGAAGACACCGCCCCGAGCGGCGAGCGCGTGCAGGCGTCGGTCCCGGACGGCGGGACGGTCGTCGGCTCGGAGATCGTACCCATTCGCCACGCGGAGAATCAGGGCGCTGGCGGTGCACTCCGAACCGGTTACGTTCACGCGCGCGATGACGGCGTCGATATCGCAGTCACGATGGACGCTGACGGGCAGATGGATCCGGACCAGCTCTCCGCGCTGCTGGATCCGATCGCCGACGGCGACGCCGACTACGCGAAGGGAAACCGGCTCGCCGATCGGGTCTCGAGGCGGGAGATGCCGCCGTTCCGGCTGTTCGGCAACTGGCTACTGACCCAGCTCACGAAGATCGCGAGCGGCTACTGGCGCCTCCAGGACCCCCAGAACGGGTACACCGCGATCTCACACGAGGCGCTGTCGGCGGTCGATATCGAGTCGCTGCCGGACGACCACGACTACCCCAACGACCTGCTCGTTCGGCTGAACGTCGCCCGCATGCGCGTCGCCGACGTGTCGATGCCGGCGGTCTACGACGACGAGGAGAGCACGATCCGGTACTCGACGTTCGTCCCGGTCACATCGGTCACGCTGCTTCGGGGCTTCGTTCGCCGGATGCGGGCACAGTTCGCCGTCGATCGGCGACATCCCGCCGTGCTCTGTTATGCCGCGGGGACCGCCGCGCTGGTCGCGACCGCCGCCATCGCGACCGTCGGCGTCGCGAACGCGGTCGCCGGCGATCCGTCCGTCCGCGAACCGGTCGCGGCCGCGCTCACGCTGCTCGCCAGCGCCAGTTTCCTGCTGGTCGCGACGCGAGTCGACGCGCGGGACAACGCCGACCTGGGGGTGCGTCGCTGA
- a CDS encoding DUF354 domain-containing protein, whose translation MRVIVTIQHPGHVHFFKHAIRTLEARGHDLHVFARENEVTVDLLERAGIDHEVLAGESHSLVSLAAVQATYETRLLRRARRIDPDVITAIGGVAAAHVASLVGATSVVFYDTEHATIIKTLAYPFADVVCTPECYQGDVGPKQITYPGYHELAYLHPDRFEPDPAVLCDAGLEPEDTIVVMRLSSWDSSHDVGQGGFDDPVEVVDRLEDAGATVLLTSEVDLPPGLESCRYTLEPDRMHDLLAYADCFVGEGATMAAEAAVLGTPAVYVNSLALGYVSELADEYGLVFSYNGEDRHTRSLERAVSIVEDGESSRWQRRRDRLLADRIDVTDVIVREVETAGSAVDPGRSTPTPNPG comes from the coding sequence ATGCGAGTGATCGTTACGATCCAACATCCCGGCCACGTCCACTTCTTCAAACACGCGATCCGGACGCTCGAGGCGCGGGGCCACGACCTCCACGTCTTCGCTCGCGAGAACGAAGTAACGGTCGACCTCCTCGAGCGCGCCGGGATCGACCACGAGGTGCTGGCCGGCGAATCGCACTCGCTGGTCTCGCTGGCGGCGGTGCAGGCGACCTACGAAACGCGACTCCTGCGTCGCGCGCGGCGGATCGATCCCGACGTGATCACGGCCATCGGTGGCGTCGCCGCGGCCCACGTCGCGTCGCTCGTCGGCGCGACGAGCGTGGTCTTCTACGACACCGAACACGCCACGATCATCAAGACGCTCGCGTACCCGTTCGCCGACGTGGTCTGCACACCCGAGTGCTATCAGGGAGACGTCGGCCCGAAACAGATCACCTATCCCGGCTATCACGAACTGGCGTACTTGCATCCCGATCGGTTCGAGCCCGATCCCGCGGTCCTCTGCGACGCCGGCCTCGAGCCCGAGGACACCATCGTCGTGATGCGACTGAGCAGCTGGGACTCCTCGCACGACGTCGGCCAGGGCGGGTTCGACGACCCCGTCGAGGTCGTCGATCGCCTCGAAGACGCCGGCGCGACCGTCCTGCTCACGTCGGAGGTCGATCTCCCGCCCGGACTCGAGTCCTGCCGGTACACGCTCGAGCCGGACCGGATGCACGATCTGCTCGCCTACGCCGACTGCTTCGTCGGCGAGGGGGCGACGATGGCCGCCGAAGCGGCGGTGCTCGGCACGCCGGCGGTGTACGTCAACTCGCTCGCGCTGGGCTACGTGTCCGAACTCGCCGACGAGTACGGGCTCGTGTTCAGCTACAACGGCGAGGACCGTCACACCAGATCGCTCGAGCGGGCGGTCTCGATCGTCGAGGACGGAGAGTCGTCGCGGTGGCAACGCCGTCGCGACCGACTCCTCGCCGATCGGATCGACGTGACCGACGTCATCGTCCGCGAGGTCGAGACGGCCGGCTCCGCGGTCGATCCAGGCCGGTCGACGCCCACACCGAATCCAGGCTAA
- a CDS encoding glycosyltransferase translates to MHVLHLITSTRSFFEQQIAVLEDRGVDCTIVGVPGEYSADSPRTPLEYLRFYPRVLEHVLSNEYDLVHGHYGLVAPFVLAQPTRPTVLSLWGTDLMSDMDWLRRISRYGARFADATVVPSPAMSRELDVDHVEIPFGVDTTRFRPIPRAEARERVGWDPDARIALFPYDRSRSVKDFPRAERVVDRADADLELRTIDDVPYEEMPYYMNASDVLLVTSRRESGPMVVKEAAACNVPIVSTDVGFVRETIATVDDCVVGTSDDDLAAGLERVLEGDRRSNGREVVDGLGLEAMGDRLVGVYRRVLDRPSGAAHRTGVGHEV, encoded by the coding sequence ATGCACGTCCTTCATCTCATCACCTCCACGCGATCGTTTTTCGAACAGCAGATCGCGGTCCTCGAGGACCGCGGCGTCGACTGTACCATCGTCGGCGTTCCCGGAGAGTACAGCGCCGACTCCCCGCGGACGCCGCTCGAGTACCTGCGGTTTTACCCGCGAGTGCTCGAGCACGTGCTGTCAAACGAGTACGATCTGGTCCACGGCCACTACGGCCTCGTCGCACCGTTCGTGCTCGCACAGCCGACGCGGCCGACCGTGTTGAGCCTGTGGGGAACGGACCTGATGAGCGACATGGACTGGCTCCGCCGGATCAGCCGGTACGGCGCTCGGTTCGCCGACGCGACTGTCGTCCCGAGCCCGGCCATGTCTCGCGAACTCGATGTCGACCACGTGGAGATCCCGTTCGGCGTCGATACGACGCGGTTCAGGCCGATCCCCCGCGCGGAGGCCCGCGAGCGGGTCGGCTGGGACCCCGACGCCCGGATCGCGCTGTTCCCGTACGATCGGAGCCGATCCGTCAAGGACTTCCCGCGAGCCGAGCGCGTCGTCGATCGCGCTGACGCGGACCTCGAGCTCCGAACGATCGACGACGTCCCCTACGAGGAGATGCCCTACTACATGAACGCGAGCGACGTGCTCCTCGTGACCTCGAGACGGGAGAGCGGGCCGATGGTCGTCAAGGAGGCGGCCGCCTGTAACGTCCCGATCGTCTCGACCGACGTCGGGTTCGTCCGCGAGACGATCGCCACCGTCGACGACTGCGTCGTCGGGACGAGCGACGACGACCTCGCCGCCGGCCTCGAGCGCGTCCTCGAGGGCGACCGCCGGTCGAACGGGCGCGAGGTCGTCGACGGACTCGGGCTCGAGGCGATGGGCGATCGCCTCGTCGGCGTCTATCGCCGCGTCCTCGATCGGCCGAGCGGTGCGGCCCACCGGACGGGGGTCGGACATGAGGTATAG
- a CDS encoding metal-dependent hydrolase — MWPWEHLAFAYVLYSLTTNVILRRSPTARETVAVAVGSQLPDLIDKPLAWTFGITETGYSIGHSIILAPVIYLAVYAVAARWGYRSLAGALSLAHLSHSAGDILNRILRGDPVDIRILLWPIASPPAGTRDGFVDHVLRYFLRYVYLLLVEGLTVQILVQLLLGIGMVVLWVFDGAPIATDLWRLVSTRRQQ, encoded by the coding sequence ATGTGGCCGTGGGAGCACCTCGCGTTCGCGTACGTCCTGTACTCGCTAACGACGAACGTGATCCTGCGGCGGTCGCCCACGGCTCGCGAAACGGTTGCGGTCGCCGTCGGCTCGCAGCTGCCGGATCTGATCGACAAGCCACTCGCCTGGACGTTCGGAATCACGGAGACCGGGTATTCGATCGGTCACTCCATCATCCTCGCGCCCGTTATCTACCTCGCCGTGTACGCAGTGGCCGCCAGATGGGGATACCGATCGCTCGCCGGTGCCCTCTCGCTTGCACATCTCTCGCATTCGGCCGGCGACATCCTCAACCGGATTCTCAGGGGAGACCCGGTCGATATCCGAATCCTCCTCTGGCCGATCGCATCACCGCCGGCCGGCACGCGCGACGGGTTCGTCGATCACGTGCTCAGATACTTCCTTCGGTACGTCTACCTGCTTCTCGTGGAGGGGCTGACGGTACAGATACTGGTTCAGTTGCTGCTGGGCATCGGCATGGTCGTCCTCTGGGTGTTCGATGGTGCACCGATCGCCACCGACCTCTGGCGGCTGGTCTCCACCCGGAGACAGCAGTGA
- a CDS encoding DUF1616 domain-containing protein yields the protein MSDTDWWFFDLAIVIAATGALTFGILAGVAGGGRIALAIPLLLFLPGYALVSALFPDEPNDEYRSFDEEKTGLGNPLLVSGGLEAIERAVLSISFSVALVPTITLLAAATPGGVTLEPVLLGIAVVTVVLSLVAIGARYRCSPDRRFVPSLSSMSPFFAQRGPSPYGRTNAQPYNVAIAIGLVLLVASGGFAIANPPQHDGFTELSVDTRNISGDIETPYEASYAAGEPQRLEVTITNREHEERTYTTVVLLQRVDYGGETATVNESAELTRGTATVADGDSHRQPLEITPTMRGEDLRLVVLLYEDEPPAEPTVDNAYRVVRLLIEVA from the coding sequence ATGAGCGACACCGACTGGTGGTTTTTCGATCTGGCGATCGTCATCGCAGCGACTGGCGCGCTCACGTTCGGCATTCTCGCGGGAGTGGCGGGCGGAGGACGGATCGCACTCGCGATCCCACTGTTGCTCTTTCTGCCGGGGTATGCACTCGTCTCCGCGCTGTTTCCGGACGAACCGAACGACGAGTATCGGTCCTTCGACGAGGAGAAAACCGGACTCGGGAACCCCCTGCTGGTCAGCGGTGGTCTCGAGGCGATCGAACGGGCGGTCCTATCAATTTCCTTTAGTGTCGCGCTCGTCCCGACGATCACCCTTTTGGCGGCCGCAACCCCGGGGGGAGTGACCCTCGAACCGGTGCTCCTCGGGATCGCAGTGGTGACCGTCGTCCTCTCACTCGTCGCGATCGGCGCGCGGTACCGCTGTTCGCCCGACCGACGGTTCGTTCCGTCGCTCTCGTCGATGTCGCCGTTCTTCGCGCAACGAGGACCGAGCCCCTACGGACGGACGAACGCGCAACCGTACAACGTGGCGATCGCCATCGGACTGGTCCTGTTGGTCGCCAGCGGCGGCTTCGCGATCGCGAATCCGCCCCAGCACGACGGGTTCACGGAACTGTCGGTCGACACGCGGAACATCTCCGGAGACATCGAGACGCCGTACGAGGCGAGCTACGCGGCGGGTGAACCCCAGCGACTCGAGGTGACGATCACGAACCGAGAGCACGAGGAGCGAACGTACACGACCGTGGTACTGCTCCAGCGGGTGGACTACGGCGGGGAGACTGCGACCGTCAACGAGTCGGCTGAGTTGACCAGGGGTACGGCGACGGTCGCCGACGGTGACTCGCACCGTCAGCCCCTCGAGATCACGCCGACGATGCGTGGAGAGGACCTCAGACTGGTAGTCTTGCTCTACGAGGACGAGCCGCCGGCGGAGCCGACGGTCGACAACGCATATCGCGTCGTTCGCCTCCTGATCGAGGTGGCGTAG
- a CDS encoding DUF7344 domain-containing protein produces MNAEYISPEEKDGQESDDEAPGVETDADSAVETSAFSKDEIFHLLQNERRRMVLRYLRGTEGPVRMRDVAEQVAAWEHDTTVEDLTSTQRQRVYIPLYQSHLSKLDNAGLIEYQQNRGIVERKPLADRVDQYLETDADADSSEQDSSDDGEWDDYYVVTIVLCYAILLGAVIELPFVSFLSGISLSAIILFLFTVLTLSRVVD; encoded by the coding sequence ATGAACGCTGAATATATCAGCCCGGAGGAAAAGGACGGGCAGGAATCCGATGACGAGGCTCCTGGGGTGGAGACTGACGCCGATTCTGCCGTCGAGACCTCGGCGTTTTCGAAGGACGAAATCTTTCATCTCCTGCAAAACGAACGCCGCCGGATGGTACTTCGGTATCTTCGGGGCACTGAGGGGCCCGTACGCATGCGCGATGTCGCAGAACAGGTCGCAGCGTGGGAACACGATACCACCGTCGAGGATCTCACGTCGACGCAGCGCCAGCGCGTCTACATCCCGCTCTATCAGTCTCATCTCTCGAAGCTCGACAACGCGGGTCTGATTGAGTACCAGCAAAACCGCGGCATCGTCGAGCGAAAGCCGCTCGCCGACCGTGTCGATCAGTATCTCGAGACGGACGCGGACGCTGACTCGAGCGAGCAGGACAGTTCCGACGACGGCGAGTGGGACGATTACTACGTCGTCACGATCGTCCTCTGTTATGCGATCTTACTCGGTGCAGTGATCGAACTCCCGTTCGTCTCGTTCCTGTCGGGAATCAGCCTGAGCGCGATTATTCTGTTCCTCTTTACGGTCCTCACGCTGAGCCGCGTCGTCGATTGA